The Populus trichocarpa isolate Nisqually-1 chromosome 11, P.trichocarpa_v4.1, whole genome shotgun sequence genome has a segment encoding these proteins:
- the LOC7495306 gene encoding uncharacterized protein LOC7495306, with the protein MRRQRSVPTSPSSAYSEFIKTVRLNEETINKESREKTRAAHQRKLPVVHESVEHESPSSVNSQERKRLETSAVRSGEAIRHKKKAVVPKALQRSKSEIVKRVVIDESKNIIRRIETENYEPPDSVEEKNEYANMSNEDLNRRVEEFIQRFNKQVRLQGEVYSRK; encoded by the coding sequence ATGAGGAGGCAAAGAAGTGTTCCAACATCCCCCTCATCAGCATACTCGGAATTTATCAAGACAGTACGCTTGAATGAAGAAACGATAAATAAAGAGAGTCGAGAAAAGACACGAGCTGCCCACCAAAGAAAATTGCCAGTTGTTCATGAAAGTGTTGAACATGAAAGTCCTTCCTCCGTTAATTCCCAGGAGAGAAAGAGGCTAGAAACTAGTGCCGTAAGAAGTGGTGAAGCTATTCGTCACAAGAAGAAGGCTGTTGTACCAAAAGCTTTACAACGTAGCAAGTCGGAGATTGTTAAGCGGGTGGTGATTGATGAGAGTAAGAACATTATACGTAGAATAGAAACTGAAAACTATGAGCCACCAGACtctgttgaagaaaaaaatgagtacGCAAATATGTCCAATGAAGATTTAAATAGAAGAGTTGAGGAGTTCATTCAGAGGTTCAATAAGCAAGTTCGGCTTCAAGGAGAAGTTTATTCAAGAAAATAG